The following proteins are co-located in the Sulfurospirillum deleyianum DSM 6946 genome:
- the serA gene encoding phosphoglycerate dehydrogenase — translation MKTKKIIVCDAIHEKGFEILRAEKDIDVVDAVKLPKDELLKIIGDCDVAITRSSTDVDEKFLNAATNLKAIVRAGVGVDNVDQEGCSRRGIIAMNVPTANTIAAVELTMAHMLGCARSFPNANNHLKIDRIWNREKWYGVELCDKKLGVIGFGNIGSRVAIRAKSFGMEIVAYDPYIPASKVTDLGMTYTTNFNDILACDFITIHTPKNKETLNMISHDEIAKMKEGVRLINCARGGLYNEDALYEGLKSGKIAFAGIDVFSKEPATNHPLLDLENVCVTPHLGANTLESQEKIAIQAAENAVSAARGISYPNALNLPIKAEDMPASLKPYLELVQKIGFLAAQLNRSAIKSIRLELEGDVAEFGKSLLTFGIVGALSETNTTTVNYVNAEFVAKEKGIESKFEVLGSTSGYKNKVTLVLVTDKDAISISGTVFGEDEQRIVGINGFKFDFKPKGKMIIFKNNDVPGVIANITSILAKEGINIADFRLGRGAHQFAMAVILVDTDIDKKIITELNKLETCVWVEYAVL, via the coding sequence ATGAAAACAAAAAAGATTATTGTATGTGATGCGATCCACGAAAAAGGTTTTGAAATCTTACGTGCGGAAAAAGATATTGATGTTGTGGATGCAGTCAAGCTTCCAAAAGATGAATTGTTGAAAATCATAGGCGACTGTGATGTTGCGATTACTCGCAGTTCTACGGACGTGGATGAAAAATTTTTGAACGCTGCAACAAATCTTAAAGCTATTGTGAGAGCAGGTGTGGGTGTTGACAATGTGGATCAAGAAGGATGTTCTCGCAGAGGTATCATTGCAATGAACGTTCCCACTGCCAATACCATTGCTGCTGTTGAACTGACTATGGCACACATGTTAGGTTGTGCAAGAAGCTTTCCTAATGCCAATAACCACCTAAAAATTGATCGTATTTGGAATCGTGAAAAATGGTATGGTGTAGAGTTATGCGATAAAAAGTTAGGAGTGATAGGGTTTGGTAACATCGGCAGTCGTGTAGCGATTCGTGCAAAATCATTTGGCATGGAGATTGTGGCGTATGATCCTTATATCCCTGCCTCAAAAGTGACAGACCTTGGCATGACATACACTACCAATTTTAATGACATCTTAGCGTGTGATTTTATTACGATTCATACTCCTAAAAACAAAGAAACACTCAATATGATTTCTCACGATGAAATTGCAAAAATGAAAGAGGGTGTGCGACTGATCAACTGTGCACGTGGTGGCTTGTACAATGAAGATGCGTTGTATGAAGGGTTGAAAAGTGGCAAAATAGCTTTTGCTGGTATTGATGTTTTCTCTAAAGAACCCGCAACTAACCATCCTTTGCTGGATTTAGAAAATGTCTGTGTTACCCCTCATCTTGGTGCAAATACCCTAGAATCTCAGGAAAAAATTGCGATTCAAGCTGCTGAAAATGCGGTGAGTGCGGCACGTGGTATCAGTTATCCTAATGCACTTAACTTACCTATTAAGGCTGAAGATATGCCAGCCTCTTTGAAACCTTACCTAGAATTAGTCCAGAAAATAGGCTTTTTAGCTGCTCAACTCAATCGTTCTGCAATTAAATCCATTCGTCTTGAACTGGAAGGGGATGTTGCTGAATTTGGTAAATCTCTTTTAACCTTTGGTATTGTGGGTGCACTTAGTGAGACCAATACGACAACCGTCAATTATGTGAATGCAGAATTTGTGGCGAAAGAAAAAGGGATTGAAAGTAAATTTGAAGTGCTAGGCAGTACGAGTGGTTATAAAAATAAAGTCACATTGGTACTGGTTACCGATAAAGATGCCATTAGTATTAGTGGTACAGTATTTGGTGAAGATGAACAACGTATTGTTGGCATTAATGGATTTAAGTTTGACTTTAAACCAAAAGGTAAAATGATTATCTTTAAAAATAACGATGTTCCTGGCGTTATTGCCAATATTACTTCTATTTTGGCAAAAGAGGGAATCAATATCGCGGACTTTAGATTAGGTCGTGGAGCACATCAATTTGCGATGGCGGTTATCTTAGTCGATACGGATATTGACAAAAAAATTATTACAGAACTCAATAAACTAGAAACATGCGTTTGGGTTGAGTACGCTGTTTTATAA
- a CDS encoding efflux RND transporter permease subunit — translation MRTYKEKYLAGYLARLFLRNPLTMILGVTLISLGVIALLLMPREEDPQISISGGMVMVSLPGASAAEIEQVVVRPLERRIKEIKGVEHIYGISSDNVGIVNVMYYIGENREASNLKLYDKVMQNMNQLPKGASTPLVKPFDIDIDIPILSIAFYAKDSNQQESVKLYKHVEAFRNTLGDAPNLAKTELKGEHKEQFNIEVDLFKLGAYHLGLEQISSALSALSTQMPEVSNHTKEGKWVVFGVKNVLESVEDIENVMVAHVGGSAIYLKDVARISLGYDQQNLKNAQMTYRQSDGSFTPLQEQVTLSISKLKGSNAVVIAEDVLARLEAYKSEFDQEGIGYIVTRNYGERANEAVNELVFHLLISIVIIALLLIFILGWREGIIVILTVPAILAITIFIAYMSDQTINRITLFAFLLSLGLLVDDVIVVIENIHRHLHSKFSKEKSMDELLIEATDEIGAPTNLATIAIILTMVPMAFVGQMMGEFMKPIPLNVPVAMSASLLIAYIFTPYLARKFLKKPTAPQGENHD, via the coding sequence ATGCGTACGTATAAAGAAAAATATTTAGCGGGTTATTTGGCTCGTCTTTTTTTACGTAATCCTTTAACGATGATTTTAGGTGTAACGCTTATCAGCTTAGGTGTCATAGCACTTTTATTGATGCCTCGTGAGGAAGACCCGCAGATTTCGATTAGCGGGGGTATGGTGATGGTCAGTTTACCCGGTGCGAGTGCGGCAGAAATAGAGCAAGTGGTGGTGCGCCCTTTGGAGCGCCGCATTAAAGAGATTAAGGGCGTGGAACATATTTATGGAATTTCTAGCGATAACGTGGGGATTGTGAATGTGATGTATTACATTGGAGAAAACCGAGAAGCTTCCAATCTCAAACTCTATGATAAAGTGATGCAAAATATGAATCAACTCCCAAAAGGTGCTTCCACACCATTAGTGAAACCCTTTGATATTGACATTGACATTCCCATTTTATCCATTGCTTTTTATGCGAAAGATAGCAATCAACAAGAGAGTGTGAAGCTCTATAAACACGTTGAAGCCTTTCGTAATACGTTGGGTGATGCGCCAAATTTGGCTAAAACAGAACTCAAAGGAGAGCATAAAGAGCAGTTTAACATTGAAGTTGATCTCTTCAAATTAGGGGCGTATCATTTGGGGTTGGAGCAGATTAGCTCAGCGCTTAGTGCGCTGAGTACACAAATGCCAGAAGTAAGCAATCATACCAAAGAGGGGAAATGGGTTGTTTTTGGTGTTAAAAATGTGCTAGAGAGTGTTGAGGATATTGAAAATGTGATGGTAGCACATGTGGGTGGTTCTGCTATTTATCTTAAAGATGTGGCTCGTATCTCGCTAGGATATGATCAACAAAATCTTAAAAATGCGCAGATGACGTATCGCCAAAGCGATGGCTCTTTTACTCCTTTGCAAGAGCAGGTGACACTGAGTATCTCTAAACTTAAAGGCTCCAATGCGGTGGTGATTGCCGAGGATGTTTTAGCCCGTTTAGAGGCATATAAAAGTGAATTCGACCAAGAGGGCATTGGATATATTGTGACACGCAATTATGGTGAACGAGCCAATGAAGCCGTGAATGAATTGGTGTTTCACTTATTGATTTCCATTGTGATTATTGCGCTTTTGCTGATTTTTATTTTGGGATGGAGAGAGGGGATTATTGTTATTTTGACCGTTCCTGCTATTTTGGCGATTACCATTTTTATTGCGTATATGAGTGACCAGACGATTAATCGTATTACACTCTTTGCATTTTTGCTCAGTCTGGGGCTTTTGGTAGATGATGTGATTGTGGTGATTGAAAATATCCATCGCCATTTGCACAGTAAATTTTCAAAAGAGAAATCAATGGATGAGTTGTTGATTGAAGCGACTGATGAGATTGGTGCACCCACGAATCTGGCGACTATTGCGATTATCTTAACGATGGTTCCTATGGCGTTTGTAGGGCAAATGATGGGTGAGTTTATGAAACCTATCCCGTTAAATGTACCTGTTGCGATGTCCGCTTCGTTGCTGATTGCGTACATTTTTACCCCTTATTTGGCACGAAAATTTTTAAAAAAACCAACAGCTCCTCAAGGAGAAAACCATGACTGA
- a CDS encoding DJ-1 family glyoxalase III, with product MHKKVIVPLAEGFEEIEALSIVDILRRANVEVSIAALESLHVKGAHGVIVVADAFLADMDASTYDMIALPGGLPGATNLAKDATLQGILKAFDAKKKAIAAICAAPYALHTAGVLKKRYTCYPGFHTNIAHEGYDASKRVVVDENITTSQGPSTAMLFALSLVEQLCGKGVREQLAKDLLLG from the coding sequence ATGCATAAAAAAGTCATTGTTCCCTTAGCCGAAGGCTTTGAAGAGATTGAAGCACTTAGCATTGTGGATATTCTAAGACGTGCCAATGTTGAAGTGAGTATTGCGGCGTTAGAATCTTTACATGTAAAAGGCGCACACGGTGTCATCGTCGTTGCGGATGCCTTTTTAGCGGATATGGATGCTTCTACCTACGATATGATTGCTCTGCCAGGGGGACTTCCAGGTGCGACCAATTTAGCAAAAGATGCAACCCTCCAAGGCATACTTAAAGCTTTTGATGCGAAAAAAAAGGCGATTGCCGCCATTTGCGCTGCGCCGTATGCCTTACATACTGCTGGAGTGCTTAAAAAGCGCTATACCTGCTATCCAGGGTTTCATACCAACATTGCCCATGAGGGCTACGACGCTTCTAAAAGAGTGGTCGTAGATGAAAATATTACCACCTCACAAGGCCCAAGCACGGCGATGCTTTTTGCGCTTTCTCTCGTTGAGCAGTTGTGTGGAAAGGGTGTGCGTGAGCAACTCGCTAAGGATTTACTTTTAGGCTAA
- a CDS encoding efflux RND transporter permease subunit: MTERFEHFIYAILRDKVKKRWVLIITFLAFLASILMFPSEIVLAKMLPSKSTNTFSIYVDLPNGSSYYETQKVNQCVVSWLQKEKEIENIEVFNGMGAPLDYAGLVKGSSFKSGEHVSEIVVNLSHAHDRDESSYAMVHRLRPIIQKTCEPLVEKTSIKMVEQPAGPPTQAAIVIELYGDESHSLNALADEIKRSVVQHPDLVDVDIMRDEVHPKLSLHIDQEKALRAGLSIEYIHKMLYMGFEGMDVSYKNSEHSPSQIPLYMVLSHDSKALSTMSKEALMAKLSAFSLRNAQGMLVPLSEVVRIEEVSSTPTILSKNLQKMVSIVAEADLVSQVYPLLDVRSAIKEALKERYEVENTHLFDLRLRDKHSGEVFDLVWDGEMKVTMDTFRDLGGAFIAALVLIFLLMVVYYKSFALSGIVLLGSFLSIIGVIFGHWLMDLFSKETFFLTATSLIGFIALMGISSRNSLLLIDFTESMMKLGIEKKRAIALASATRAKPIFLTAAAIILASTLLATDPIFGGLGVALIFGTIAAVIVSLVVVPVLMDNTKAI, encoded by the coding sequence ATGACTGAGCGTTTTGAGCATTTTATTTATGCTATTTTGCGTGATAAGGTTAAAAAACGCTGGGTGCTTATCATTACGTTTTTGGCTTTTCTTGCTTCTATTTTAATGTTTCCAAGCGAGATTGTTTTAGCCAAAATGCTTCCTTCTAAAAGTACCAATACTTTCTCTATATATGTTGATTTGCCCAATGGAAGCTCCTACTATGAGACGCAAAAAGTAAATCAATGTGTGGTTTCATGGTTGCAAAAAGAGAAAGAGATAGAGAATATCGAAGTGTTTAATGGCATGGGCGCTCCTTTGGATTATGCGGGCTTAGTCAAAGGCTCAAGCTTTAAAAGTGGAGAGCATGTCAGTGAAATTGTGGTCAATCTGAGTCATGCGCATGATCGAGATGAATCCTCGTATGCAATGGTGCATCGCTTGCGTCCTATTATTCAAAAAACATGTGAGCCATTGGTTGAAAAAACATCTATCAAAATGGTAGAGCAACCAGCAGGACCTCCAACACAAGCGGCCATTGTTATTGAGCTTTATGGCGATGAGAGTCACTCTTTAAATGCATTGGCTGATGAAATTAAACGAAGTGTTGTGCAGCATCCTGATTTGGTGGATGTTGATATTATGCGAGATGAAGTGCACCCAAAGCTCTCTTTGCACATTGATCAAGAAAAGGCTTTACGTGCAGGCTTAAGTATAGAGTATATTCATAAGATGCTGTACATGGGCTTTGAAGGAATGGACGTGAGTTACAAGAACAGTGAGCACTCTCCTTCACAGATTCCTTTGTACATGGTTTTGAGTCATGATTCCAAAGCTTTATCAACGATGAGCAAAGAGGCGCTCATGGCAAAATTAAGTGCTTTTTCCCTACGCAATGCACAGGGTATGTTAGTGCCTTTAAGTGAAGTAGTGCGTATTGAAGAAGTCTCTTCGACGCCTACGATTCTCTCAAAAAATTTGCAAAAGATGGTAAGCATTGTGGCTGAAGCAGATTTAGTCTCACAAGTGTATCCTTTGCTGGATGTTAGAAGTGCGATTAAAGAGGCACTTAAAGAGCGTTATGAGGTAGAAAACACACATCTTTTTGATTTGCGCTTACGTGATAAACATAGCGGCGAAGTCTTTGATTTGGTGTGGGATGGTGAGATGAAAGTTACCATGGATACCTTTAGAGATTTGGGTGGGGCGTTTATTGCCGCACTGGTGCTTATCTTTTTATTGATGGTGGTTTATTATAAAAGTTTTGCGCTTTCTGGTATTGTACTTTTAGGAAGTTTTCTCTCGATTATTGGGGTAATTTTTGGACATTGGCTGATGGATCTTTTTTCTAAAGAGACGTTTTTTTTAACAGCAACATCCTTAATTGGTTTTATTGCTCTCATGGGAATTAGCTCTCGCAATTCTCTTTTGCTCATTGATTTTACCGAGTCGATGATGAAACTAGGCATTGAGAAAAAACGTGCCATTGCGCTTGCGAGTGCCACACGGGCTAAGCCTATTTTCTTAACGGCTGCGGCGATTATTTTAGCTAGCACACTTTTGGCGACAGATCCTATTTTTGGAGGATTGGGTGTGGCGCTTATCTTTGGAACGATAGCAGCAGTGATTGTCTCTTTAGTTGTTGTGCCAGTACTCATGGACAATACCAAAGCAATTTAA
- the efp gene encoding elongation factor P — protein sequence MASISMGDLKKGLKIEINGTPYKIVEYQHVKPGKGAAFVRCKIKSFMDGKVIEKTFHAGDKCETPNLEDKIMQFLYDDGEFLQFMDSATYEQIALTHDQVGEAADWIIDGMNVDMLYHNGKPISVEAPQFVELKIVETPPNFKGDTQGGKKPATLESGAVVQVPFHVVEGDVIKVDTVRGEYLEKVK from the coding sequence ATGGCCTCTATTTCAATGGGCGATTTAAAAAAAGGGTTAAAAATCGAAATCAACGGTACTCCGTATAAAATTGTTGAGTATCAACATGTCAAACCTGGTAAAGGTGCGGCGTTTGTACGTTGTAAAATCAAGTCGTTTATGGATGGCAAAGTGATTGAAAAAACATTTCATGCGGGCGATAAGTGTGAAACCCCAAATCTTGAAGATAAAATCATGCAGTTTTTGTACGATGATGGTGAATTTTTACAGTTCATGGACAGCGCAACCTATGAGCAAATCGCATTAACACACGACCAAGTGGGTGAGGCGGCTGATTGGATTATTGATGGGATGAATGTGGATATGTTGTACCACAACGGTAAACCTATCAGTGTGGAAGCCCCTCAGTTTGTAGAACTTAAAATTGTCGAGACCCCACCGAATTTCAAAGGGGATACACAAGGCGGTAAAAAACCAGCAACCCTAGAGAGTGGTGCGGTGGTTCAAGTACCTTTCCACGTGGTTGAAGGCGATGTCATTAAAGTCGATACTGTTCGTGGCGAATACTTAGAAAAAGTAAAATAA
- a CDS encoding TsoY family (seleno)protein, with protein sequence MLREKFTPICFLSALGAGGLSVSFFIYLMFMVPHDGVPMTTFEFFYAALQQKDWLCVVSALSAFGILFFAFYHFKLLVWNIKQYNLYKKTEAYQHLIQSNAEVTLMTLPLTFTMTINVCFVLGALFVPKLWSIVEYLFPFALIGFALCGYFALKFFIDYFTRLIVKGDFDFANNNNLSQMISIFSFAMIAVGFAAPGAMSHSLVINAIGIFCAIFFSAIALLLLLIKMVFGFQNIFQQGISNEASPSLWIMIPILTLLGITFIRVSFGLDHHFDQKMANASMFTFTSLVVSLQLIFGVIGYKVMRNIGYFEIFVNSKMLSPTSFALICPGVAFMVFGMFFIHTGLVANQVLTQNSLFYFLIMAPFVYIQFKTIYYFFKLKNKFF encoded by the coding sequence ATGTTACGAGAGAAATTTACCCCTATTTGCTTTTTATCGGCGTTAGGAGCGGGAGGTCTCTCCGTCTCCTTTTTTATCTATTTGATGTTTATGGTACCTCACGATGGGGTACCTATGACAACCTTTGAATTTTTTTATGCTGCATTGCAACAAAAAGATTGGCTCTGTGTTGTTTCTGCTTTGAGTGCGTTTGGTATTCTCTTTTTTGCGTTTTACCATTTTAAGCTTTTGGTATGGAATATCAAACAATATAACCTTTATAAAAAAACAGAAGCGTATCAGCATTTGATTCAGTCCAATGCTGAAGTGACGCTGATGACATTGCCATTAACCTTTACAATGACGATTAATGTTTGTTTTGTTTTAGGTGCGCTTTTTGTTCCAAAATTATGGAGTATTGTAGAGTATCTTTTTCCTTTTGCGTTAATAGGATTTGCTCTTTGTGGCTATTTTGCTTTAAAATTTTTCATTGATTACTTTACACGTTTAATTGTCAAGGGTGATTTTGATTTTGCCAATAATAACAATCTCTCACAGATGATTTCGATTTTTTCATTTGCGATGATAGCGGTTGGTTTTGCAGCGCCTGGAGCGATGAGTCACTCTTTGGTAATTAATGCGATTGGTATTTTTTGTGCTATCTTTTTTAGTGCGATTGCGCTTTTGTTACTGTTGATTAAGATGGTTTTTGGTTTCCAAAATATTTTTCAACAAGGTATTTCCAATGAGGCGAGTCCTTCCTTGTGGATTATGATACCTATCTTGACTCTTTTAGGCATTACTTTTATTCGTGTGAGTTTTGGATTGGATCATCACTTTGATCAAAAAATGGCCAATGCTTCTATGTTTACGTTTACCAGTTTAGTGGTTTCTTTACAGCTAATCTTTGGTGTGATTGGGTATAAAGTCATGCGTAATATTGGTTATTTTGAAATATTTGTCAATTCAAAAATGCTTTCACCGACGAGTTTTGCGCTGATTTGTCCAGGGGTTGCGTTTATGGTTTTTGGTATGTTTTTTATCCATACAGGTCTGGTGGCAAATCAGGTTTTAACACAAAATTCGCTTTTTTATTTTCTGATAATGGCGCCTTTTGTATACATTCAATTTAAAACCATTTACTACTTTTTTAAACTAAAGAATAAATTTTTTTAA
- a CDS encoding TolC family protein, which yields MKVFLSICFSFLFLFAQEPLSLDRAIQKVKEKNREIDIAKMDELLKTLDAQIASASHYGALDFAHNALRSNDALNVFGYKLQSREATFADFGFKQLDMSNPNYQSTPSDLNEPQDRNHFSTTLTYTLPLYTGGKITQHEKITKALRYLSSLSKEEVRLQKIYEVKKSFYDIALMQAYRVDLEEIEKTMQRMLETTHAFMDEGYAKKVDILEVEARLAHVQRQLISTKANTQLLYHYLSFLLDEPVTHIVTQEHDGLDFELNDAQILHDNLSVKKAEQAVEIAKMNIALQESAYLPQIGAFAQYGSADNRWMGEWSQNDAYTVGVQMKWNLFNGGADRASIEKARVGHLKAAQELVLSQKSLLLHVKQLQTKQITYAQEVLSLKKEVALLDVIYENYVARYAQRLASINDVMLKHSDLLQTKLKLKEAQNAYYEIIFELEKIASKDEV from the coding sequence ATGAAAGTTTTTCTATCTATCTGTTTTTCCTTCTTATTTTTATTTGCCCAAGAGCCTTTGAGTCTTGATAGGGCGATTCAAAAAGTCAAAGAGAAAAACAGAGAAATTGATATCGCAAAGATGGATGAATTGCTCAAAACGCTTGATGCACAAATTGCTTCAGCGAGCCATTATGGTGCGCTTGATTTTGCGCATAATGCTTTGAGGAGTAATGATGCTCTTAATGTATTTGGCTATAAACTCCAATCCAGAGAAGCAACGTTTGCTGATTTTGGGTTTAAACAGCTCGATATGAGCAATCCTAATTACCAATCAACGCCAAGTGATTTAAATGAGCCTCAAGATCGTAACCATTTCTCCACTACATTAACCTATACTCTCCCTTTGTACACAGGGGGAAAAATAACTCAGCATGAGAAAATTACCAAAGCCTTACGTTATCTTAGTTCTTTAAGTAAAGAAGAGGTGCGTCTTCAAAAAATCTATGAAGTCAAAAAAAGTTTTTATGACATTGCCTTAATGCAAGCGTATCGTGTTGATTTAGAAGAGATTGAAAAAACTATGCAGCGGATGTTAGAAACCACACACGCTTTTATGGATGAGGGGTATGCTAAAAAAGTAGATATTCTTGAAGTAGAGGCTCGTTTAGCGCATGTTCAACGTCAGCTTATCAGTACGAAAGCCAATACGCAACTGCTCTATCATTATCTCTCTTTTTTGCTTGATGAACCTGTTACACACATTGTCACACAAGAGCATGATGGCTTAGATTTTGAGCTCAATGATGCTCAAATCCTCCATGACAATCTCTCGGTGAAAAAAGCAGAACAAGCGGTGGAGATTGCGAAGATGAATATTGCCCTTCAAGAGAGTGCGTATTTGCCTCAAATTGGAGCGTTTGCACAGTATGGTAGTGCGGATAATCGCTGGATGGGGGAATGGTCTCAAAACGATGCTTATACGGTAGGCGTTCAGATGAAATGGAACCTTTTTAACGGTGGTGCGGATAGAGCCTCAATCGAAAAAGCACGGGTAGGGCATCTTAAAGCAGCACAAGAGTTGGTCCTTTCGCAAAAAAGTCTTCTTTTACATGTAAAACAGCTCCAAACCAAACAAATAACCTATGCCCAAGAGGTTCTTAGTTTGAAAAAAGAGGTAGCACTCTTAGACGTTATTTATGAAAATTATGTCGCTCGCTATGCGCAACGTCTTGCTTCTATCAATGATGTGATGTTAAAACACAGTGATTTGTTGCAAACAAAGTTAAAACTCAAAGAGGCGCAAAACGCTTATTATGAAATTATTTTTGAATTGGAAAAAATTGCATCGAAGGATGAAGTATGA
- a CDS encoding efflux RND transporter periplasmic adaptor subunit yields the protein MKSLHVTLIAFLLGGSFLSAEPLVLSGSVISDNEKSISSRYMGYVKEVFVKEGDVVKKGQVLYRIDSKEIDSALEQSRLAIEQAQLSYVMYEAQYTNAKLNLERHQRLYAKDMVSKFDVENLELSCNNLKTMLHIAQKQIATAKQKRLEVENQYHYLDVKAPNDSVVIKKQIHAGEMALAGVPAFVLSDISHLKISAEIAEAYLKTIHIGDKAVVEIPSIGCQSEGVIEAIVPSSNPMTHAFRIKTSFTCKERMAYPGMYATLLLGQQ from the coding sequence ATGAAATCATTACATGTAACTCTGATAGCATTTTTGCTAGGGGGAAGTTTTTTAAGTGCAGAGCCTTTAGTCTTAAGTGGAAGTGTCATCTCTGATAATGAAAAAAGTATCAGTAGCCGTTACATGGGCTATGTCAAAGAGGTGTTTGTCAAAGAAGGGGATGTGGTCAAAAAAGGGCAAGTGTTGTACCGTATTGACTCCAAAGAGATAGACAGTGCATTGGAGCAAAGCCGATTGGCTATCGAACAAGCACAGCTCTCTTATGTAATGTATGAAGCCCAGTATACCAATGCAAAATTAAATTTAGAACGTCACCAGCGTTTGTATGCCAAAGATATGGTTTCAAAGTTTGATGTTGAAAATTTAGAGCTTTCGTGCAATAACCTAAAGACAATGCTCCATATTGCACAAAAGCAAATTGCAACAGCCAAGCAGAAACGTTTGGAAGTAGAAAACCAGTATCACTATTTGGATGTGAAAGCACCTAATGATAGTGTGGTGATTAAAAAGCAGATTCATGCGGGGGAAATGGCATTAGCAGGTGTTCCCGCTTTTGTCCTTTCAGATATTTCGCATCTTAAAATTAGTGCGGAAATAGCAGAGGCGTATCTTAAAACGATTCATATAGGCGATAAAGCCGTCGTTGAAATTCCTTCCATTGGGTGTCAAAGTGAGGGTGTGATTGAAGCGATTGTCCCAAGTTCCAATCCCATGACGCATGCTTTTCGTATTAAAACGAGTTTTACATGTAAAGAGCGCATGGCGTATCCTGGGATGTATGCGACACTTCTTTTAGGTCAACAGTGA